From Acidobacteriota bacterium, one genomic window encodes:
- a CDS encoding SGNH/GDSL hydrolase family protein, which translates to MSLFRLQSIYIVGGTALLPLMPFLYLQGQYMRRKIGRLPDASGPTTGRTGDGDSPARLLVLGESTAAGVGASTHDNALSGHFSRSLSEKVGQPVDWTVVGRSGITVGETIVELVPQIPEIEFDYILLALCGNEVLKLRSPRETRRDMTRLIGILREKSPRATFFITNAPAIRLSPVLPDPLRSVLGYLSALHDANARDFTAGLERVYYYHQPTFAPEGFFADGIHPSEFGYQMWSENMIKFFEERYGW; encoded by the coding sequence ATGAGTCTCTTTAGGTTGCAGAGCATTTACATCGTTGGTGGAACGGCCCTTTTACCGTTGATGCCGTTTCTGTACCTTCAGGGGCAGTATATGCGGCGAAAGATCGGACGGTTGCCCGACGCTTCGGGTCCGACGACCGGACGCACGGGCGACGGCGATTCTCCGGCCAGGCTTTTGGTGCTTGGCGAATCGACCGCCGCGGGCGTCGGTGCGAGCACGCACGACAACGCGCTTTCCGGACATTTTTCCCGATCGTTAAGCGAAAAGGTCGGTCAACCGGTCGATTGGACGGTCGTCGGCCGAAGCGGAATCACGGTCGGAGAAACAATCGTCGAACTCGTTCCGCAGATTCCGGAAATCGAGTTCGACTACATTCTGCTCGCGCTTTGCGGAAACGAAGTACTTAAACTTCGAAGCCCGCGCGAGACGCGCCGCGATATGACGCGGCTCATCGGCATACTGCGTGAAAAAAGTCCGCGGGCGACGTTCTTCATCACCAACGCGCCGGCCATAAGGCTTTCGCCCGTTTTGCCCGACCCGCTTCGATCCGTGCTCGGTTACCTCTCGGCGCTTCACGATGCAAATGCCCGCGATTTCACCGCCGGACTTGAACGCGTTTACTATTATCACCAACCGACCTTCGCACCCGAAGGTTTTTTCGCCGACGGAATTCACCCGTCGGAATTCGGCTACCAAATGTGGTCGGAGAATATGATCAAGTTTTTCGAAGAAAGATACGGCTGGTAG